CGGCAAGGCCAGGCACGAGGCCGAGATATTTGGTGACGAAGACGAAGGCGAGAACGGCGATGACGATCATGCCGACGCCGCGCCAGCCGATGGCGTCGAGCGGCTCGCCGTCGAACCGCAATCCGCCGATGATGGCGAGGATGCCAAGAAAGGCGAGACCGGTCTCCAGCATCAGCGGAAACATGCCTGGGCCCATGCGGAACAGCGAGCCCGTATCGAGCTCATAGCCCTGCCAGTAATGCAGCGCGGCGACGGCCAGAAAAATCAGGCCGCACAGCACACGGTTCCAGTCACGAACGATCATCAGACATCTCCGGGTTTCCGGCGGCGCTTTGGTGCGCCGCCGGAATGCATGGTCGAAGGCGGGCGGTTTGACCCGCCCGTCCATACGATTACTGCATCTTGATTCCGGCCAGCTTCACGGCATCCGCCCAGAGCGGGATTTCCGATTTCAGATAGGCCGTGAATTCCGCCGGCGTGCTGGACTTCGCCATCAGGCCGCGCTTTTCGAGATCGGCCTTCACATCCGGCATGGCCAGAATTTCGGAAACTTCCTTGTGAAGCTTTTCGATGATCTCGGGCTTCACATCGGCGCGGGCGACAAGTCCGTACCAGGAGAGCTGCGTGAAGTTGACGCCGGATTCCTTCAGCGTCGGGACATTCGGCAGCTGCGGATTGCGCTCGGCGCTGGCAACGGCAAGACCGGTCGCCTGTCCCGAGTCGATATACGGCTTGGCCGAGACCGGCGACTGGAAGACGAGCTGCGACTGGTTGGAGACAACAGCGAGCGCGGCCGGCGAGCCGCCGTCATACGGAATGTGCACGATGTCGATGCCGGTGATGGCGGCAAAGCGCGAGGCTGCGAAATGTCCGCCGCTGCCGATGCCGGCAGATGCGTAGTTCAGCGTGCCCGGAGCCTTCTTCGCCGCGGCGATGAGATCATCGACCGTCTTGAAGCCGAGCGTCGGATTGGTGATCAGCACCACGGCCGAGGAGGCGAGGAGCGAGATCGGCGCGAAATCCTTCACCGGATCGTAGGGCAGCTTGGCGAACATCGAAACAGCCGCCGCCATGTTGCCGTCATGGCCCATAGCAATCGTGTAGCCGTCGGCGGGCGCCGCCTTCAGCAGTTCGAGCGCCGGAACGCCGCCGCCGCCGGTTTTGTTTTCGACAACGACCTGCTGCCCGAGACGGGCGCTCATCTTGTCGCCGATCAGACGGGCCATGATGTCGGCCGGGCCGCCCGGAGCGTAAGGCACGATGAGCCGGATCGGCCGGCTCGGATAGGTCTCGGCCGATGCGCTGCCGGCGAAGCCGGCACTCATAGCCAGGACGGCAGCAAGAGCCGCCACTGAGTTCTTGATCATCAATTCCTCCCGAATGCCGGTTCTTCATTTTTTACGGGCGAACAGGCACGCCCGGCCGATGAACAGGAAGATAGTCCTCCTGAAAAACATCGATCTATTTATTTGATGATCAAAATAATCGATCTTGTCAAACGCGACGAGAGCTACTTTCGGCCGAACTCAGGGGGAGGTCCTGTCCGGTGTCGGTCTCGAGCCGTTCTTCGACAAGATGAGCGGTCTTCCAGAAATGATTGTTCAGGAGTTCGACGGCTTCATCGGCATCGCGGCGCACAGTGGCGTCGGCGATCTGCTCATGCTCGTCATCGCTGCGCGGGTGATGCGCCGCCGAGAGACGCGCGACGAGACGATAGCGTTCGGCGAGATCGAACAGCTGGGCGCAGAATTCGATCAGCCAGCGCGAACCGCAGGCGGACAGAAGGCTTTCGTGAAAATCGCGATGCACTTCGTGCCAGGCGGGATCGCGCGTCGTCTTGCCTTTGAGTTTTGTCAGGCGATGGCCGAGCAAAAGCACGCGCTCTTCCCAGGCCTGATTGCCGTTTTCGATCGAGGCGCGCAGACCCGTCTCGTTGAGCCAGCAGCGCGTCTTGGTCAGCTCGTGCAGATCCTTGATCGTCAGCGGCGCGATCTGCAGGCGGCGCGTGTCGCTCTGCAGGATGAGGCGCTCGGCGATGATGCGGTTCAAAGCTTCCCGCATGGGGCTGAGGCCGACCTCGAACCGGTCGCAGAGATCGCGAATGGTCACGCGGCTGCCGGGCTGAAGCGCACCCGTCATGATGTCCTCGCGCAGGCGCGAATAGACAGCAGTTACAGGACCTTTCGGGATTTCGATCTCGGTCAATGTCGTCTCTGCTCCAGCGGGCCAGCCGCGAATTATCTAGATTATTATGCCCATATCGACCATATGATCGACTATTTTCTACATAGACCCCGATTCAACGCACCGCTAGTCCGGGGCCAATCCAAGCCAAAGAGGCAATCGAATGTCCAGCCACGCCGCCGCGCCGACCGCGCCCGATCCGAATTCGCCCATGGGAACGGTCAGCGACTACATTGCCGGGGCGCTCGCCGCGCCGCTGCCGGCGGCGGTCGTGGAAAAATCAAAGCACCATCTGCTCGATACGCTTTCGGCCATGGTGTCGGGCTCGCGCCTGAAGCCGGGGATCATGGCGGCGGAGTTCGTCGCGGGTCTCGGCGGCACACCGATCGCAACCGTCGTCGGTACGCAGAACGTCACTTCGCCGGTGAATGCCGCTTTTGCCAACGGCATGATGGCGCATGCCGACGAGACCGACGATTCGCATGTGCCGTCGCTGACGCATCCGGGCTGCGGCGTCGTCTCCGCGGCGCTTGCCGCCGCCGAACTGAAGCATGCGAGCGGCAATGATCTCCTGCGCGCCGTGGCGCTGGGTTATGATTTCTGCGCGCGCTCGACCTTGGCGCTCGGCCCGGAAGCGATCCGTGCTGAAAGCCGCTCGAGCCATACGTTCGGCCCGACCTTCGGCGCGGCTGCGGCTTCCGGAGCGCTGCTCGGGCTCAATGCTGCGCAGGTGCGTTATTTGCTGTCCTACACGCTGCAGCAGGCCGGCGGCGTCGATTGCTGGGCGCGCGACAAGGAGCATATCGAAAAGGCGTTCGATTTCGGCGGCATGGGCGCACGTAACGGCCTCACGGCCGCCATGCTCGCCGCCGCGGGATTTACCGGCGTCGACGATATCTTCTCGGGCGAGAAAAACTTCTTCACCGCTTATGCATCGAAGCCCGATCCTGGGGCGCTGACGCGCGATCTCGGCACCAATTTCGAGATCATGAACACCAATATCAAGCGCTGGTGCGTCGGCACGCCGATCCAGGCGGCGCTCGATGCGCTGCTCATCATCATCGAGCGCGACGGCCTGACGCCGGACAATCTCGATGTGCTGAAAGTCACGATCCATGCGAGCGGCGCGAAAACCGTGAACGACCGCACGATCCCCGATATCAGCCTGCAATATCTCCTGTCGGTCATGCTGATCGACAAGGGTCTGACCTTTGCCTCCGCGCACGATCACGACCGCATGAGCGATCCGAACGTGCTGGCGATCAAAAAGCGCATCGAGCTCACCGGCGATCCGTCGCTCGATTCCAATCCGAACCGTCAGGCGATCATGAGCATCACGACGCGCGACGGCAGAACGCTGAACGAGCACGTCACGAAAGTGCGCGGCACGGCCGGAAACCCGATGGAGCGGGCGGAAGTCGAACTGAAAAGCTTCGATCTCCTGTCGCCCGTCATCGGCGATGCGCGGGCGAAAGCTTTGATCAAGCTCGTCTGGAACATCGAGAATGTGAAGGATGTCGCAGAGCTCCGGCCTCTGCTGCAGGCCTGACGAAAAATCTGTTGATCCGGACCGCGTAAAGGCTTCCTCTGTCGCCGTCTCCCGACGACAGGAATTCCCCTTGGCTCCGCTCAGGCATTTGCGCCGCACGATCACGGCTTCGGTCGCGAAATCCGTGCAGCCGCTGTCGCCGGGCTATTGGCGGCGGCTCGGCGCACGCTCCGGCCCGGTGCAGCCCGTGCTGCAGGGTGTCAACAGGCTTGGCGAAGGCGCGGTCTGGTCGGCGGGTGAGCATGCGCTGTACTGGGCGGATATCCGTCTCAACGCCATCTTCCGCTACCATCCGTCCGAGCCGGGAATTTTCGACCGCTTCGATTTCGGCGAGACGGTTACTGCGCTGGCGCTGACGGAAGAAGAGGGGACGCTGCTCGTCGCCTTCGGCTCCGGTCTCAAATGGTGGAAACCGCATTCCGGCGAGCTTATACGCGCGGGTTTTGATCTCCCGGATTGGCCGGATGCGCGCCTGAATGACGGGCGTGCCGATCCGCAGGGACGCTTCTGGATCGGCTCGATGGGCGTCAGGCGCGCCAATGCCGGCAAGCTTTTCAGCGTGGCTCTGCAGAAGAACGGCGAAGCGAAGGTCTCGGAATGGCATTCGGGCATCGGCACCTCGAACACGGTGTGCTGGAGTCCGGACCGGCGCTTCTTCTATTTCGCCGACAGCCTGAAGAATACGATCTGGCGCTATCGGTATAACGACACGACCGGTGCGATCTCCGATCCCTCAGATTTTCTTTGCGGGTTTCGCGCGCGGCGAGCCGGATGGGTCAGCTATGGATAGCGAAGGCTATCTCTGGAATTGCCGGGCGGGCGGTAGCTGCGTCGTACGTATCGACCCGGATGGCGGGATCGACCGTATCGTCGAAATGCCGGTCCATTTTCCGGCGACCTGCACGTTCGGCGGCGAGGGCTTGCGAACGCTGTTCATAACGTCCGGCCGCCCCCGACCGCGGCATGCCTCAAAGCTCGATGGGTCCTTGTTTCAGCTCGCCGTCACAACGCCCGGCCTTGCGGAAAACCGCGTGCGCCTGAACCGGGGCATGACGTAAATGCGCACACGCATTCTCATCACCGGCGCGGCTGGAAATCTCGGTGGGAAACTCGTTGCGCATTTTCGCGCGCAGGGACGCGTCGTCACGGGCATCGACCGCAGAAACCGTTTCTCCGTGACGGATCTTGTCGATCTCGCAACACCGGATGCCGCCTGGACGGAGCTGTTTTCCGGTCAGGATGCGGTTCTGCATCTTGCGGCCAACAGCAATCCGCACATCTCCGCGGACATTGCGGCGGAAAATCTCACCATCGACCGCAATGTGGCCGCCGCCTGCGCTGCCCAGAATGTGCCGCGCCTGATCTTCGCCAGTTCGCAATGGACCATGCAGGGCTATTTCGGCAGCGGAAGGGTCTTCGAAGAACATCTGCCGCCGCGGCCGTCGACCCCCTATGGCGAAGCCAAGGTCCAGAGCGAAGAAGAACTCCGGCACTTTAAGGGTACGTGCTTATGCCTGCGTGTCGGCCATACGGCTTGGCGGAACCGGCGCCGGCTTCTGCCGCCGGACGAGGACCACCGTCACGCCTGGCTCAGCGACCGCGATCTCTGCTCGGCGTTCCAGCGGGCGGTGGACTCGAACTTCGAAGGCTATACCGTTCTCAACATCACATCGGCCAATCGCGGCTCGCGCTGGCCGATCGCCCGCGCCCGGCAGCTGATCGGTTACAGGCCGCGCGACGGGACATCCTTCATCGATGCGTTTTGGGGCAGGTTCCGGAGCCAGGGCAGGTTGAGTTGAGGAATTAAGGAACAGGTCGTTTCCGCCTTTCCCTGCGGAACGCCAATTCTGTATGATCCAGGAAATGGCTGAAACACTC
Above is a window of Terrihabitans soli DNA encoding:
- a CDS encoding GntR family transcriptional regulator, encoding MTEIEIPKGPVTAVYSRLREDIMTGALQPGSRVTIRDLCDRFEVGLSPMREALNRIIAERLILQSDTRRLQIAPLTIKDLHELTKTRCWLNETGLRASIENGNQAWEERVLLLGHRLTKLKGKTTRDPAWHEVHRDFHESLLSACGSRWLIEFCAQLFDLAERYRLVARLSAAHHPRSDDEHEQIADATVRRDADEAVELLNNHFWKTAHLVEERLETDTGQDLPLSSAESSSRRV
- a CDS encoding tripartite tricarboxylate transporter TctB family protein is translated as MIVRDWNRVLCGLIFLAVAALHYWQGYELDTGSLFRMGPGMFPLMLETGLAFLGILAIIGGLRFDGEPLDAIGWRGVGMIVIAVLAFVFVTKYLGLVPGLAAVVVIAAYASPLARPVPTLLLTAFLVLFCVGVFHWGIGLPVPLFGMNYGG
- a CDS encoding SMP-30/gluconolactonase/LRE family protein; this translates as MAPLRHLRRTITASVAKSVQPLSPGYWRRLGARSGPVQPVLQGVNRLGEGAVWSAGEHALYWADIRLNAIFRYHPSEPGIFDRFDFGETVTALALTEEEGTLLVAFGSGLKWWKPHSGELIRAGFDLPDWPDARLNDGRADPQGRFWIGSMGVRRANAGKLFSVALQKNGEAKVSEWHSGIGTSNTVCWSPDRRFFYFADSLKNTIWRYRYNDTTGAISDPSDFLCGFRARRAGWVSYG
- a CDS encoding NAD-dependent epimerase/dehydratase family protein — translated: MRTRILITGAAGNLGGKLVAHFRAQGRVVTGIDRRNRFSVTDLVDLATPDAAWTELFSGQDAVLHLAANSNPHISADIAAENLTIDRNVAAACAAQNVPRLIFASSQWTMQGYFGSGRVFEEHLPPRPSTPYGEAKVQSEEELRHFKGTCLCLRVGHTAWRNRRRLLPPDEDHRHAWLSDRDLCSAFQRAVDSNFEGYTVLNITSANRGSRWPIARARQLIGYRPRDGTSFIDAFWGRFRSQGRLS
- a CDS encoding SMP-30/gluconolactonase/LRE family protein, which produces MDSEGYLWNCRAGGSCVVRIDPDGGIDRIVEMPVHFPATCTFGGEGLRTLFITSGRPRPRHASKLDGSLFQLAVTTPGLAENRVRLNRGMT
- a CDS encoding Bug family tripartite tricarboxylate transporter substrate binding protein, producing the protein MIKNSVAALAAVLAMSAGFAGSASAETYPSRPIRLIVPYAPGGPADIMARLIGDKMSARLGQQVVVENKTGGGGVPALELLKAAPADGYTIAMGHDGNMAAAVSMFAKLPYDPVKDFAPISLLASSAVVLITNPTLGFKTVDDLIAAAKKAPGTLNYASAGIGSGGHFAASRFAAITGIDIVHIPYDGGSPAALAVVSNQSQLVFQSPVSAKPYIDSGQATGLAVASAERNPQLPNVPTLKESGVNFTQLSWYGLVARADVKPEIIEKLHKEVSEILAMPDVKADLEKRGLMAKSSTPAEFTAYLKSEIPLWADAVKLAGIKMQ
- a CDS encoding MmgE/PrpD family protein is translated as MSSHAAAPTAPDPNSPMGTVSDYIAGALAAPLPAAVVEKSKHHLLDTLSAMVSGSRLKPGIMAAEFVAGLGGTPIATVVGTQNVTSPVNAAFANGMMAHADETDDSHVPSLTHPGCGVVSAALAAAELKHASGNDLLRAVALGYDFCARSTLALGPEAIRAESRSSHTFGPTFGAAAASGALLGLNAAQVRYLLSYTLQQAGGVDCWARDKEHIEKAFDFGGMGARNGLTAAMLAAAGFTGVDDIFSGEKNFFTAYASKPDPGALTRDLGTNFEIMNTNIKRWCVGTPIQAALDALLIIIERDGLTPDNLDVLKVTIHASGAKTVNDRTIPDISLQYLLSVMLIDKGLTFASAHDHDRMSDPNVLAIKKRIELTGDPSLDSNPNRQAIMSITTRDGRTLNEHVTKVRGTAGNPMERAEVELKSFDLLSPVIGDARAKALIKLVWNIENVKDVAELRPLLQA